The Rhodospirillales bacterium DNA segment CCGACCGGATCGAGGTGGTGCGCCGGATCGAACGCGGCGAAGGCTCGCTCTACCGCGTCAACGGCAAGGACGTGCGCGCCCGCGACGTGCAAATCCTGTTCGCCGATTCCGCCACCGGCGCCCGTTCGACCGCGCTGGTCAGCCAAGGCCGCATCGGCGCCCTGATCGCCGCCAAGCCCGCCGACCGGCGCATGCTGCTCGAGGAAGCGGCCGGCATCACCGGCCTCCATTCGCGCCGCCATGAAGCCGAGATCAGGCTCCGGGCCGCCGACGCCAACCTGAAGCGCGTCGACGACGTGCTGCAGACCCTTGACGCCCAGCTCCAGAACCTGAAGAAGCAGACGCGCCAGACCGCGCGCTACCGCAACCTGAGCCAGCATATCCGCGTCGCCGAAGCGACCTATTTCTACCTGCGCTGGCGTTCGGCGGACGCAGAGCTCGACGAGGCCAAGTGGCGCCTCGCCTCGGCCGAGACCGAGGTGACCGAGCGCACCCGCGCCGCCGCCGAGGCGGCGGCCGAGCAGGCGGAGCGCGCCTCGGGCCTGCCCGAGCTGCGCCACGCGGAAGCCGAAGCCGCGGCCGAACTGCAGCGCCTGATCATCGCCCGCGAGCAGCTCGACGCCGAGGAACGCCGTCTCGAGGAAAGCCGCCGCGAAATCGAAACCCGCCTCGCCCACATCGCCCAGGACACCGAGCGCGAGGAATCCTTGCGCGCCGAGGCGCGCGAAGCCATCGGCCGCCTCGCCAACGAACGCGCCGCCATCGACCAAGCCCG contains these protein-coding regions:
- a CDS encoding chromosome partitioning protein ParA, translating into MLQFNRLRLTGFKSFVESTDLMIETGLTGIVGPNGCGKSNLVEALRWVMGETSPKQMRGGEMDDVIFGGTAQRPGRNIAEVSLALDNSARSAPAQFNDTDRIEVVRRIERGEGSLYRVNGKDVRARDVQILFADSATGARSTALVSQGRIGALIAAKPADRRMLLEEAAGITGLHSRRHEAEIRLRAADANLKRVDDVLQTLDAQLQNLKKQTRQTARYRNLSQHIRVAEATYFYLRWRSADAELDEAKWRLASAETEVTERTRAAAEAAAEQAERASGLPELRHAEAEAAAELQRLIIAREQLDAEERRLEESRREIETRLAHIAQDTEREESLRAEAREAIGRLANERAAIDQARAGEAVARAEAEAALAAAADAVAAEDLKLARLTHEVAETETRRQALARAKAELDERIGRLAQRVGELAEQRARVEAEAVAVAAAEAADAAAES